In the Hevea brasiliensis isolate MT/VB/25A 57/8 chromosome 8, ASM3005281v1, whole genome shotgun sequence genome, ATGAAGGATCTATAAAGATGTGGTAACAGTTTCCACAGAGGAGATTGAAGTACTATTTGAATTGTTTTATTGAGATGCATGTATCTCCTTGTGTTACAGGCTCAGATCTTCTTAACTTTCAGTTTACACTGATGTGGAATCtgaaatattgaaaaaaatatttaagcaGTGTAGGACATAGTTTATTTCTTTGTTGTGTGCCTTCTATGATACTTGGTTGAGGTAATCCTCAATTTCAATTGATACTCTACTTTGAGAACCTTTCATACTTGCACttttagatctgaattttaagtTACTGGCTATGTATAATCAAATTTCATTGTGAAAGAAGAAAGACCATATGTGGAAGTTTTTAATGCTCAATAAACTATGATGGTTAGCAGACTAAGTTTTAAAGTGGGTTTGTCTGATATTGGTCTGAAAAGATGCTAGTGTTGGAAGGAAACTTTAAGGATGTCTATCACTGATAATAAGGTGACTTCTGCTTATGGATGCAAAAGTTAGGTGTAGTTCAATAATTACTCTTATTGAAAGAATATATTTTCATTTCTTAAGTATGACATGTTTTCAAGTGAAATTCTTATGTGTTccattttgtttcttttctttttcaatttgttATCAGACAGAAGATCTATTTTAAGTCCAGGAGTTGTTCTGGAAACCTTGTTACATTCCAAGTAGTCATTTCCTTTGATAGAACCTTGAGGGAACTTGTGAGAAGGACCACTTGTCAACAGCTGCATTGTTACCGTGTAAGGGAATGGTCTTTCAGTTTAGAGATGGAAGTCAATGCTGGAGGTTCCCATTCCAATTAGAAACAAGCTTTAGAGTGTCCAACATCCACCAATAAAGGAAATAAGCCCATGGAAAAAGAAGTGAGCAAGACCACTTCTGTGTTTGTCAATCATGGTGAGTttcttattaaaataataataataaataaatcctTGTagtttcatttattgcatttcgtCAGTTTTGTTAATGTATTAGAAAATTCATTATTGCTCAGTAGTTCTCCAATGCATAACTTTTTGAGTTGATGTTGTGTCTGTCTCTAGCTTTTCAAGAAAAATTGTCTTCTGTTTGTGAATTTCTCTAACATCTGCTGTTTTTTCAGTCCATACAACCTATTCAGTAATCTCAAGTAGAGTAGTTGAGGATGCGTATTTTAGAGACAAGGAAAAGGAATAGATTATTGGATTGACTCCTCCGAGGATCCAGAACttatatcttcttcttcttcttcctcttcttttttttttttttttttttccttaagggGCGGAGGTGGGTGCCCTTCTCATCTCCTCATCTACAGTGCAATGTGAGGAATCTGTAATTTTGAgattttcaaaaaaattaattcatcTTTGGGTTATTTTATTTCATCCTGATTTAAATCCACACTGTTAGCTCTTGTCTGTTCATTTCTGTTTCTTTTTATTTGAGCATAATCTGGCCAAATGTATCATTGTAGCTGCAATTGCTTGGCATGAGAGTAGAAGAAAGTGGATAGGAGATAAATCTCAAAAATCAAAAACAATGGCAAAGGATCCAATCATAAGGTATATTTTCCTTTACTTTTGTTTCTTTAATACCAGTgaagaggagagaaaggaaacaaaaaaaaaaaaattgtagctTGGCACCTCTCAATACAACAAGTATCTCTTTTAGAACAGTGAAAAGCCATCAAAAGGCATTTATTTAGTGTATTTCATGGTATTTGTAATTGTTTTTTGTTGCTATTCATGTTAATACGTGGAGAATAATTACAGAAATTTTCTTTGCAGCTGGTCAACAACCTATGATGAATTGCTTTCAACTAATGAACCCTTCTCTGAGCCTATCCCTT is a window encoding:
- the LOC110651901 gene encoding uncharacterized protein LOC110651901, with the translated sequence MEKEVSKTTSVFVNHAAIAWHESRRKWIGDKSQKSKTMAKDPIISWSTTYDELLSTNEPFSEPIPLPEMVDFLVDIWHDEGLFD